One genomic window of Pagrus major chromosome 22, Pma_NU_1.0 includes the following:
- the mgab gene encoding uncharacterized protein mgab isoform X1, with amino-acid sequence MRFGFALRARSGRSMQAHTGVALGLHLPVCVYVRGIRRDDGDDDDDDDAAQQLEFHREASRCIAARGHEAVGRCRKVPNEVGLPQPIVMPATDSEPTPMEDPHASEDEKGNLTHTPSSLPLTTVLSSTPPVPTTTGPNFTNEAEIESKAVSMASNDCSSALSSPAEASPAKPAVTSPTTFDGTIETSPATSHMASASDSLMCKGSSLVNIEPSPSLPVLPCHIFGSPDPDADFPTVLTFKGVSVTLENNNVWKQFYSCGTEMILTKQGRRMFPYCRFRLSGLDPERKYSLVLSIVPSDHSRYRWSTSKWEVHGPAENQTQGLIRAFSHHYSPCRGSDWMGGLVSFYKIKLTNNPQDLEGHIILHSMHRYIPRLHVIPVPDGDVPSQENPVITGPESMTFTFPQTEFMAVTTYQNFRITQLKINHNPFAKGFREDGNNPRLIRVATATQPLVKMETTAAQPLVKMETTAAQPLVKMETTGAQPLVKMDTTAAQPLEKMDTTAAQPLVKMDTTAAQPLEKMETQPSVLKSAESIEIKEEVVALSIKTPTASPPLSNVQETRLVLKPIMSTSSNKKGRYVPCIRGKHALGELVLVQKRPRLEAKAGPYAVSVTPEAEEGLRASPEATSMTPTSRTSPGFRKRRKRINRHWANARGKQWNAVTASPTVVHSPSLTVAMQPELDDVEGLLFVSFASKEALEVHIRDKPANNSSLASPVSLTTSMQLTQTVKVIPETDEEKIARLEAVLLQDLQTLKHRQVIHPVLQEVGLKLSCLDSNKTIDLQYLGVHLPLPPPNLPEQGNATSPGDEGLPFTSRTGKTSDMTKIKGWKNKFIRSNEASHSNCDGSQKNLSAFCSNMLDEYLESEAQNISERAAAFSANPEDSVAYQLPAKSSSYVKTLDSVLKYRKIAPKFPAGANRPCPLSHKPLLYSALTSPAPPLASPATSVHAAAQSIQQSASSCIHPGAAHTASGFNGSSSVPQKLSAHHPQPQRTHRPQGFTKFQFSLLKMEIGAQNDGLSRTELTPDRLNVALSTILTKEMLPSKVLKVPQFPRNKSELPECGQDFCRLGCVCLSLQCSNRGPLHCRRPECMFGCACFKRKIIKQLNSRESEEHIQPLYSMTNMEHVVQPRPGSHADKLWNRHEEDPDPLYSPASVPVHVVSIRAPKRSNLFRPVQPIREEDKDPVYKYLESMMTCARVREFNSKPPPVLTIEPDTSTPKPKPSATSQETTTDGQPKKYYRTLLTVRQADKASQGAASEEAEARKQIEIQSACQWSQDRKRVLETLCRRLNQNRLSQRFSIGPYRIRPVAKISMRKPSGSLVTYRVHISKPSAASDNDEDELDDSDEERHANKSFDGDTAPDEEDCQIEEAGTSYGVTPFLNGVLPAGKLRARTKPVGCQAYGLIQVNGKSYNQARLLLGNMGSLHPANRLAAYVTGRLNAPADVSHKKAQRSDPTSKVNTPGPLYIKAAGTIVPPIVTARKTTELKTPAQPPVQPPQPDSCRKGSITFQQPSQNSSTINSLQMFVSAQRGYISPFQNSSTSSPVSLTVSPSLKTPSFLGQSGTYSFRICPPANQGTSGQNLPGVALPGGFTLIQLPNPGIDGAAQQSESMNTTNPAAVNKPLLPKDSFFDRLLGSNANFLGLDILTSAKELLSNESTEPESTEPEPSSESACHQRTPSEESEEVNIQQVDSNPDTTSEDFSDSSDYSGEGDEDDEVVDVETVEEVRQGMIITKMKEDATRAPHQSRNANDDFRLARDRYIQDRNDDDSRYNRRRKSHLVTERQRRDTQRTLFDKLQNTLQTDLRTPRLQLLSMALKEIQSLSETSKFLEEKKRRLTQIQALYVKEISTLSGKSELLVRRKLTQIYDMQKMREKTMKWSPFYSHLLQSRAALLQDTTPHSDLQRTPMLQPSFCMAPSQASPHTTVAQKSVDSTLKPTPHSQPTAVSSPVIAPSLQAKSQPVDPRAPAQVRTSNSHTECQPQVPSDAASPTCPSPSSKNTSAHLPQPFALPLIRSKTGRIILPSSLRPTGQGFYTLMLMNAKRKEDGGEEDLQPSDVESPKSGEKSLSESDHPDSESSRTLEEDKTVQSSDPCSGVKPPLAELALLNKSIYVPSVALKALEKSQDGVAWLGASNGAACLSFNCVKPEPDVSPNVARRGRGRPRKKDVTPVRENRKRTAVEDTSESVGAIETIIPVKESPREKTSLRVAKDSPRVVKESPGVVKDSPVPVKRGRGRPPKNKSPLLRSPPGVGAGSSPSNPNEDRPFRLPRGVKSPYTKPDGSPATPASHGDRNKSRPLTRGALGKDFPSAKKRSWIDVEKELEPEIESE; translated from the exons GTACCAAATGAAGTCGGACTACCACAGCCTATAGTGATGCCTGCCACAGACTCTGAACCCACACCGATGGAGGACCCCCATGCATCGGAGGATGAGAAGGGGAACTTGACTCACACCccctcctcacttcctcttaCTACCGTCCTTTCTTCAACTCCTCCTGTTCCGACCACTACGGGGCCTAATTTCACTAACGAGGCTGAGATTGAGTCAAAAGCCGTATCCATGGCAAGTAATGACTGCAGCTCGgctctctcttcacctgctGAAGCCAGCCCGGCCAAGCCTGCTGTGACATCACCTACCACATTTGATGGGACCATTGAAACAAGCCCAGCTACCTCACATATGGCATCAGCGTCAGACTCCCTAATGTGCAAAGGGTCGAGCCTTGTCAACATAGAACCCTCGCCGTCGTTGCCTGTGTTACCATGTCATATATTTGGCAGTCCAGACCCGGACGCAGACTTTCCTACTGTGCTGACCTTCAAAGGTGTCAGTGTGACTCTGGAGAATAACAATGTCTGGAAGCAGTTCTACAGCTGTGGGACTGAGATGATTCTCACTAAACAGGGGCGCCGAATGTTCCCGTACTGCCGATTTCGCCTGTCAGGCCTAGATCCTGAGCGGAAGTACAGTCTGGTCCTGTCCATAGTACCATCGGACCATTCCAGGTACCGCTGGAGCACATCCAAATGGGAGGTTCACGGACCAGCAGAAAACCAGACCCAGGGTCTGATCCGGGCATTTTCCCACCACTACTCGCCGTGTCGAGGCTCGGATTGGATGGGAGGCCTGGTGTCCTTCTACAAAATCAAACTGACCAATAATCCCCAAGACCTGGAGGGTCACATAATCCTACACTCCATGCATCGCTACATTCCAAGACTACATGTGATACCTGTCCCGGATGGGGACGTACCCTCGCAAGAAAATCCTGTGATTACGGGACCAGAAAGCATGACTTTTACTTTTCCGCAAACCGAATTCATGGCTGTGACGACCTATCAGAACTTTCGGATCACCCAGCTGAAAATTAATCACAATCCTTTTGCAAAAGGCTTCAGGGAGGACGGGAACAACCCACGTCTGATCCGAGTTGCTACAGCGACTCAACCTCTGGTGAAGATGGAGACCACGGCAGCTCAACCTTTGGTGAAGATGGAGACCACGGCAGCTCAACCTTTGGTGAAGATGGAGACCACGGGAGCTCAACCGTTGGTGAAGATGGACACCACGGCAGCTCAACCTTTGGAGAAGATGGACACCACGGCAGCTCAACCTTTGGTGAAGATGGACACCACGGCAGCTCAACCTTTGGAGAAGATGGAGACGCAACCTTCTGTTTTAAAATCTGCTGAATCCATTGAAATCAAGGAGGAGGTTGTGGCTCTGAG CATAAAGACTCCCACcgcctctcctcccctctcaaATGTGCAAGAGACCAGACTGGTCCTGAAGCCCATCATGTCTACCTCTTCCAATAAGAAGGGCCGGTATGTCCCCTGTATAAGAGGCAAGCATGCCCTTGGTGAGCTTGTGCTGGTCCAAAAGCGTCCACGATTGGAAGCGAAGGCAGGACCCTATGCAGTCAGTGTAACCCCTGAGGCGGAGGAAGGCCTCAGAGCATCGCCTGAAGCAACATCCATGACTCCCACTTCCAGGACGTCACCGGGGTTCCgcaaaaggaggaagaggatcaACAGACATTGGGCGAACGCGCGGGGAAAACAGTGGAATGCTGTGACCGCCTCCCCCACTGTAGTCCACAGCCCATCGTTGACTGTCGCTATGCAACCAGAGCTGGATGATGTAGAAGgcctgttgtttgtttcatttgccTCAAAG GAAGCTCTTGAGGTTCACATCAGGGACAAACCAGCCAACAACTCATCATTAGCATCTCCCGTTTCTCTAACAACATCGATGCAGTTGACGCAAACAG TGAAGGTGATTCCAGAGACTGACGAGGAGAAGATAGCCCGCTTGGAAGCTGTCCTGCTGCAGGACCTCCAAACTCTTAAACACAGACAGGTCATCCATCCTGTGCTGCAGGAAG TGGGCTTGAAGTTGAGCTGCCTAGACTCAAACAAGACCATTGACCTGCAGTATCTTGGAGTTCATCTGCCGCTTCCTCCACCAAACCTCCCAGAGCAAGGCAACGCCACGTCTCCTGGTG ATGAGGGGTTACCCTTTACTTCCCGGACAGGAAAGACGAGCgacatgacaaaaataaaggGATGGAAAAACAAGTTCATCAGAAGCAATGAAGCGTCTCACTCTAACTGCGATG GATCACAAAAGAACCTATCTGCCTTCTGCAGCAACATGTTGGACGAGTACTTGGAAAGCGAAGCCCAGAACATCAGTGAGCGTGCTGCTGCCTTCTCCGCAAACCCCGAGGACTCTGTGGCCTATCAGCTGCCTGCTAAAAGCTCCAGCTACGTAAAGACCCTGGACAGCGTACTCAAGTATCGGAAGATTGCTCCCAAATTTCCAGCGGGGGCCAATAGACCTTGCCCCCTTTCCCACAAGCCCCTCCTCTACTCTGCCCTGACGTCGCCGGCTCCTCCTTTGGCCAGCCCTGCGACCTCTGTTCATGCAGCAGCTCAGTCCATACAGCAGTCTGCATCTTCATGTATTCATCCAGGAGCTGCACATACTGCGTCTGGGTTTAACGGCAGTAGTTCTGTTCCACAAAA ATTATCTGCACACCACCCACAGCCACAACGGACACACAGACCTCAGGGCTTCACTAAGTTCCAGTTCAGTTTGTTAAAGATGGAGATTGGAGCCCAGAACGACGGcctgagcagaacagagctgACGCCAGACAGGCTGAATGTGGCTCTGTCTACAATTCTGACAAAAGAG ATGCTGCCCAGTAAGGTCTTAAAAGTACCCCAGTTTCCAAGGAATAAATCTGAATTACCTGAATGTGGTCAGGACTTCTGCAGATTGGGCTGCGTGTGTCTCAGTCTCCAGTGTTCGAACAGAGGTCCCCTCCACTGCCGACGGCCTGAATGCATGTTTGGCTGCGCTTGCTTCAAACGCAAGATCATCAAGCAGCTGAACTCGAGGGAGAGTGAGGAACACATCCAACCTCTTTACT CTATGACTAATATGGAACATGTGGTCCAGCCTCGCCCGGGCTCCCATGCTGATAAACTCTGGAACCGTCATGAAGAGGATCCAGATCCTCTCTACTCCCCTGCAAGTGTTCCTGTGCACGTGGTGTCTATAAGGGCCCCAAAACGCAGCAATTTGTTTCGTCCAGTGCAACCG ATTCGAGAAGAGGATAAAGATCCAGTGTACAAATACTTGGAGAGCATGATGACATGTGCACGTGTGAGAGAGTTCAACAGCAAGCCTCCTCCTGTACTCACCATAGAGCCTGATACTTCAACACCAAAACCCAAACCCTCAGCAACATCACAAGAGACGACCACTGATGGCCAGCCGAAAAAGTACTACAGAACTCTACTGACTGTTAGACAAGCAG ACAAGGCTTCTCAAGGGGCCGCatcagaagaagcagaagcgAGAAAGCAAATCGAGATCCAGTCAGCGTGCCAGTGGAGCCAGGACCGCAAAAGGGTCCTGGAAACTTTGTGTCGACGCCTGAATCAGAATAGGCTGTCTCAGCGCTTTTCCATAGGACCTTACCGCATCCGCCCGGTCGCCAAGATCTCCATGCGGAAGCCCAGCGGCTCCCTCGTCACCTACAGG GTACACATCAGTAAACCATCAGCAGCCAGTGATAATGATGAAGACGAACTTGATGACAGCGATGAGGAAAGGCATGCCAATAAAAGCTTCGATGGGGACACGGCTCCAGATGAGGAAGATTGCCAAATTGAAGAGGCAGGGACGTCTTATGGAGTCACACCCTTCCTCAATGGAGTGTTACCTGCCGGAAAACTTAGGGCCAGGACCAAACCTGTTGGTTGCCAAGCATATGGGCTTATACAG GTTAATGGCAAATCCTACAATCAAGCCAGACTGCTGCTGGGGAACATGGGATCTCTCCATCCAGCCAACCGCCTCGCAGCATACGTCACAGGCCGACTGAATGCTCCCGCTGACGTTTCTCACAAAAAGGCTCAGAGATCAGACCCCACAAGCAAAGTCAACACTCCTGGTCCTCTGTACATAAAGGCTGCTGGCACAATAGTCCCTCCAATTGTAACTGCAAGGAAAACCACTGAGCTGAAGACACCAGCACAACCACCAG TTCAGCCTCCCCAGCCAGACTCTTGCAGAAAGGGATCCATCACCTTTCAGCAGCCTTCACAAAACTCCTCCACCATCAACTCTCTTCAGATGTTTGTCTCGGCCCAACGCGGCTACATCAGCCCTTTCCAGAACAGCTCCACTTCCTCGCCTGTGTCCCTCACAGTCTCGCCTTCGCTGAAAACCCCCAGCTTCTTAGGACAGAGTGGGACTTATTCATTCAGGATCTGCCCTCCAGCTAACCAGGGCACCAGTGGCCAGAACTTACCAGGAGTAGCTCTACCTGGAGGCTTCACCCTCATTCAGCTGCCTAACCCTGGAATTGATGGAGCCGCACAACAGTCAGAATCCATGAACACTACAAACCCGGCTGCTGTGAATAAACCCCTTCTACCAAAAGATTCTTTTTTTGACCGCTTACTTGGTTCAAATGCAAACTTTCTTGGTTTAGACATCCTAACTAGTGCTAAGGAGCTGTTAAGCAACGAATCAACGGAGCCTGAATCAACGGAGCCTGAACCCTCCTCCGAGTCGGCGTGTCATCAGAGGACACCCTCGGAAGAGAGCGAGGAAGTCAACATCCAGCAGGTGGACTCCAACCCGGACACCACTTCAGAGGACTTCTCTGACTCCTCAGACTACAGCGGAGAGGGTGACGAAGAT GATGAGGTCGTGGACGTTGAGACTGTGGAAGAAGTGAGACAAGGAATGATCATCACTAAAATGAAAGAAGATGCCACAAGAGCACCACATCAGTCAAG AAACGCCAATGATGATTTTAGATTAGCGAGGGATCGCTACATCCAg GATCGAAACGACGACGACTCCAGGTATAATAGGAGGCGAAAGAGCCACTTGGTGACGGAACGGCAAAGACGCGATACACAACGGACCCTCTTTGATAAACTCCAGAACACCCTTCAGACTGATTTAAGGACCCCCAGGCTCCAACTCCTCTCGATG GCCCTTAAAGAAATCCAAAGTCTGTCGGAGACGTCCAAATttctggaggagaagaagaggaggctgacTCAGATTCAGGCTCTTTATGTGAAGGAGATTTCCACTTTGTCTG GGAAGTCAGAGCTGCTGGTTAGACGCAAGCTGACGCAGATCTACGACAtgcagaaaatgagagagaagacGATGAAATGGAGCCCCTTTTATTCCCATCTACTGCAGTCCAGAGCTGCTCTTCTGCAAGACACTACTCCCCACTCCGACCTCCAGCGCACGCCCATGTTACAGCCTAGTTTCTGCATGGCTCCATCTCAGGCTAGCCCACACACGACTGTAGCCCAGAAGAGTGTAGACAGCACACTCAAGCCCACGCCCCATTCGCAGCCTACAGCAGTGTCCTCTCCGGTCATTGCACCCTCACTACAGGCCAAGAGCCAGCCAGTTGACCCTAGAGCCCCAGCCCAAGTCAGAACGTCCAATTCCCATACAGAGTGTCAACCTCAAGTCCCCTCAGACGCAGCCTCACCTACATGCCCATCTCCCAGCTCCAAAAACACTTCTGCTCACCTTCCACAGCCTTTTGCTCTCCCTCTGATTCGCTCCAAGACCGGCAGAATCATACTTCCCTCATCTCTGAGACCAA CTGGTCAGGGCTTCTATACGCTAATGCTTATGAACGCCAAACGCAAAGAAGACGGTGGTGAGGAAGACTTGCAGCCATCTGATGTGGAATCACCCAAGAGTGGAGAGAAGAGCCTTTCTGAATCCGACCACCCAGATTCAGAGAGCAGTCGTACTTTGGAGGAGGACAAAACTGTACAATCCTCAGACCCGTGTTCAGGTGTAAAACCCCCCCTTGCTGAGCTCGCCCTCCTTAACAAATCAATCTATGTGCCTTCGGTGGCTCTGAAAGCTCTGGAGAAGAGCCAGGACGGGGTAGCATGGTTGGGTGCGAGTAATGGAGCCGCTTGCTTGAGTTTTAACTGTGTGAAACCAGAGCCTGATGTCAGCCCAAATGTAGCCCGTCGTGGCAGAGGCAGGCCTCGAAAAAAAGACGTTACCCCTGTTAGGGAAAATAGGAAACGCACTGCAGTAGAAGACACCAGCGAAAGTGTGGGGGCAATTGAAACAATCATTCCAGTTAAAGAGAGTCCAAGGGAAAAGACCAGTTTGAGGGTGGCCAAGGACAGCCCGAGAGTGGTAAAGGAAAGCCCGGGAGTGGTTAAAGATAGCCCGGTGCCGGTCAAACGAGGCAGAGGAAGGCCTCCGAAGAATAAGTCGCCACTGCTCCGGAGCCCTCCTGGCGTGGGAGCAGGAAGTAGTCCATCTAATCCCAACGAGGACAGACCTTTCAGACTCCCTCGCGGCGTTAAAAGCCCCTACACTAAACCCGATGGAAGTCCCGCAACGCCCGCCTCGCATGGAGATAGGAACAAATCTCGACCTTTGACCCGAGGCGCTTTAGGAAAGGACTTCCCCAGCGCCAAGAAACGCTCCTGGATAGACGTGGAAAAGGAACTGGAACCAGAGATTGAATCTGAATAG